The genomic DNA GAGGCGTTCTGCTCCTTTGTGGTCGCCGGCCTGCTCCCGGATGCGTGCCAGGTCGCCCAGCGCGCTGGTGTGGCCGGCGTCGGTGATCGTCTGGTACAGGCGTTCGGCGCCTTCGTGGTCGCCGGCCTCCTCCCGCTCTCGCGCCCGCTTCCGCAGCGCGTAGGTGTGGCCGGCGTCGGCGGCGGCCCGGTACAGGCGTTCCGCGCCTTCGTGGTCACCGGCCTGCTCCCGCGCCCGCGCCTGGTCGTCCAGCGCGGAGGTGTCTCCGGCGTCGGCGATCGCCTGGTACATGCGTTCGGCGCTTTCGTAGTCGCCGGCCAGGTGCCGCTCCTGTGCCAGGTTCCGCAGCGCGGTGGTGTGGCCGGTGTCGGCGGCGGCGCGGGCGAGGCGTTCGGCGCTTTCGTGGTCGCCGGCCTGCTGTCGCTTCCTTATCATCTCGGCCAGCGGGTCGGTGGCGAACTCGGCGTCTTCGACGGCCTGATACAGGCGTCTGGCGCCTTCGTGGTCGCCGGCCTGGATCCACGTCGCCGCCAGGTCGAACAGCGCGTAGGTGTGGCCGGCGTCGGCGGCGGCGCGGGCGAGGTGTTCGGCGCCTTCGTGGTCGCCGGCCTGCTCCCGCTCTCGCGCCATCTCCGGCAGCAGCGCGGCGATGCGGCGGGCGTCGAGAGCGGCCCGGGCGAGTCGATCCGCGCTTTCCTGATCGCCGGTCTGCTCCCGCGCCCGCGCCAGGTCCCACAGCGCGAGGAAGTGACCGGCGTCGGCGGCGGCGCGGGCGAGGCGTTCCGCGCTCTCGTGCTCGCCGGTCTGCTCCCGCATCCGTGCCAGGTCCCGCAGCACACTGGTATCGCCCGCGTCGGCGACTGCTTGGTGCAGCGCGAAGGCGTGTCGATTGCGCCCGCGATCGCGGGCGGCCTTGGCGAGAGCGCGGTGGTCGCTCACCGAGGCGGCGTGGCGGGTGGCGGCGTTCCAGAAGGTGGCGGGGGGACAGAGGAAGCGGCGGGTGCGGGCGCCGTGTTGTTCGAGGTAGTCGGCGAGGCGATAGGCCGGCTCACCCCCGCTTCGTGCGGCGGGGGCGTGACCGGCGCCCGGACGAGGTCTGAGCCGGGTCAGCGGCGGGCGGGCTCCCCGGCAGGAGCGGTGATCGGTGAGATAGGCGAGGGCGCGTTCGAGCCAGTCGTCGCCGAGCAGGTGCCATTGCTCGTCGCCGAGATAGCCGGGGGCGGCCTCTGCGAGCAGGAGGTGGGGGAGGGCCGGACCATGACCGAGACGCCGGGCGTCGATCGCCGCGTCCAGGACGGCGCGGGCGGCGGGTTCGGCGTTGTCGTAGAGCTCCAGCAGCGCTGGACCACCGGCCAGGTACTGGGTCAACCGCCCCTCCGGGGCCCGGCGCAAGGCCTCGGCCAGCCGGGGATCGCCGGTGTTCCCCGCCTGCCGGCTTGCGGTGTCGAGGTCGGTGCCGGTGAAGGACTCGGGAAGGCGGATGCTGGCGTTCTTGATCAGCTCGCGGGCCTGCGCGTACGGATCGGGCCGACCGGTGGGCGGGACCGCGGTGAGAGCCTTCCAGTAGGCGGGCCACAGGGTGCCCAGCACCAGCACCGGCCCTCGCTCCCGAGCCCGCAGCAACTCCCGGAGCCCGCCGGCGATCCGCTCCCCGACGGCTGGATCCGCGGTGAGCAGATAGTGCTGGCTCTCGTTCAACCACACCACGGTGTACGGGCCGATCGACCTCAGCTCGGTCAGGACCGCCGCCGGACGGCTCGGCTCGATCGGGTGCCACAGCCGCCACGATTCGGGCAGGGTCCGGACCGCTTCCCACAGGGCGCGGGTCTTGCCCGTGGACGAGTCGCCGACCAGCACGACCAGCCGGGACTCTCCCGCTCGCGCCTCGCTGACCAACTGGGCGAGGGTCTCGTCATGTGATCGGGGGATGTAGGCGGGCAACTCCTCCAGCTCCCGGCCGGCGGCGTCGACGCGAATCGCCGGATGGACCTCCAGGTCCAGCGGCCGGAACCACCCGATCGGCCGGCCAGGTCCCGCTGTGGCCGGGGGTGGGACGGGGGCGGCGGCCATCGGGAGAGGGCAGGCCGGCCGCCGGCCGTTCTGCGCCTCGTCATAGGCCTGCCTCCACGCCGCCATGTCGCCCAGCACCGCGTCGGGATCCCCGCGCTCGTCCTCTGTCACCTTCTCGCGGTAGGCCTCCAGCAGGCGCTCGACCTGTGCGGTCCAGTTCGGCAGCCGCTTACGCGTGCCGTCGACGAGCGACTCGACGGTGGTCCTCGGGATGCCGGAATGGCGGGACAGCCACTGCACCGAGGGGTTCCAGGCCGCCGACCGTGCCTGCGTCAGGTAGCCGAGGAAGACCTGCACACCGTCGCCACGGTCGCCGGGCGGTCTCGCCATGTCACGACCCCTTCGCTGTCATCCCCCGACAGATCTCCGGTACCGCCACCTTCGGCGGCGATTTCAGGCTAAAACCGGATCCGCTGCACTGCACGGCGGCAGCGGCCACGGGATGATCCCGGATAATCCGGGTCGGTTGACTCATTCATGTACGTCCGGTTAGCTCTGGTGGCAGCTCGCGACGGGGCAACGGAACGGACGGGGACGCGACGACCTCTCGGCCCGGGAGTGACGGATGACAGACGCGCGCATGCGCTCCCTCCGGGACCGCCTCGGCGGCCTGGCGTACGGCGGGGACTACAACCCCGAGCAGTGGGATCCGGCCGTGTGGCGGGAGGACGTCCGGCTCATGCGCGAGGCGGGGGTGAACCTCGTGTCGCTCGGTGTCTTCGCGTGGGCGTCGCTCGAACCGGAGCCGGGGAAGTACGAGTTCGGCTGGCTCGACGAGGTCATGGACCTGCTCTGTGAGAACGGGATCGCCGTCAACCTCGCCACTCCCACCGCGGCGCCACCGGCCTGGCTGTCCCAGCGGCACCCCGAGGTCCTGCCGGTCATGGCCGACGGCGAGCGGTTCGGTTTCGGCAACCGCCTGCACTACGACCCCTCGTCGCCGGTCTACCGGGAGCACGCGGCGGCCATCACCACCCGGCTGGCCGAGCGCTACTCCTTCCACCCGGCGCTGGCGATGTGGCACATCAGCAACGAGTACGGCCCCACGGCGTACAACGAGGCCGCCTCGGCCGGCTTCCGGCGCTGGCTCGAACGCAGGTACGGCGACCTGGCGACCCTCAACGATGCGTGGACCACCCGCTTCTGGGGGCAGGTCTACACCGACTGGGACCAGGTCGAGGCGCCGGGCGTGCCGCGCACCTGGATGAACCCCAGCCGCATCCTGGACTTCAAGCGCTTCACCTCCGACGCCCTGCTGGAGTGCTTCGTCGCCGAGCGGGACATCGTCCGGTCCTTCCGCGACGACATCCCGGTCGTCACCAACTTCATGCGCTTCTACCGCAACGCCGACTACTGGAGATGGGCGCCGGAGGAGGACGCGGCCGCCCTCGACATCTACCCCGACCCCGCGGACCCGGACGCGCACGTCTCGGCGGCCTTCCAGTTCGACCTGTTCCGCTCGCTCAAGGGCGGGCGGCCGTGGCTTCTGATGGAGCAGGCCGCGAGCGCGGTCAGCCAGTGGCGGCTCAACGTGGTCAAGGAGCCCGGCCGGATGCGGCTCGGCTCGCTCCAGGCGGTCTCCCGCGGCGCCGACTCCGTCATGTTCTTCCAGTGGCGGGCCGGCCGGGGCGGGCACGAACGCTTCCACTCGGCGATGCTGCCGCACTCCGGCCCGGACTCGCGCACCTTCCGGGAGGTCGCCGAGCTCGGCCGTGAGGTCGGACGGCTGTCACCGGTCGCGGGAACCACCACGCGCGCCGAGGTCGCCGTCCTGTTCGACTGGGACGGCTGGTGGGGGCTGGAGGAGCTGTGGGGACTGCCCCGCAACGACTTCAGCTACGTGGACACCGTCATGCGGCACTACCGGCCGCTGTGGGAGCACCACTACGCGGTCGACGTCGTGTCGCCGCACACCGATCTGTCGCCTTACAAGGTGCTGGTCGTGCCCAACGCGTACCTGATGGACGACGAGGGCGTCGGCGCCGTCACCGAGTTCGCCCGGCGCGGCGGGTCGGTCGTCATGTCCTTCTTCTCCGGCGTCGTGGACGCGTGCAACCGCGTCCGGCCGGACGGCTACCCGGGCGCGTTCCGCCGCCTCATCGGCGCGAAGATCGACGAGTACTGGCCGGCGCGTCCCGGCGAGCGGTTCGCCGTCGAGTTCTCCGACGGGAGCACGGCGACGGCGGACTGGTGGCGCGAGGACATCCACCTCGAGACCGGGACCGCGCTGGCGACCTACGCCGACGGGCTGCTCAGGGGGCGCGCCGCGGTCGTCGCGAACGTCTACGGAGCGGGCCGGGTCGTCTACGTCGCCACCCTCCTGGAGCGGGGCGCCTTCGAGCGGGTGCTGCTCGGCGAGCTGAGGGCGGCGGGCGTGGCCGGCCGCTTCCACGGGCTGCCCGCGCACCTGGAGTGCACGGTCCGCGAGGACGAGCGGAACGAGTACCTCTTCCTCCTCAACCACGACCCCGGGACGCCCGTCACCGTGCCGCTGGACAGCGGGGGCACGGACCTCCTCACCGGCCGGCCGGCCTCAGGGAAGATCACCATCGCGCCCCTCGGGGCGGCGGTCGTGCGGCGGGCGCGGCAGGCGTGACCGCGGCCCGGCCCCCGGCGGGGCCGTGCTCTCCCGTACGACCAGCTCGTTGGCGAGGTCGATTCTGCTCGTGGCCGGCTCCACGCCGCGGGCCAGGTCGAGCAGCATCTGGGCCGCGACCGTCGCCATGTCGCACAGCGGCTGGCCCACCGTGGTGAGGGCCGGCTCGACCCAGCCGGCGACGGGCACGTTGTCGTAGCCGACCACCGACAGCTCCCCGGGGATGTCGAGGCCGAGCCGGTGCGCCGCGCGCAGGACGCCGAGCGCCTGCAGGTCCGACCCGGCGAAGATCGCCGTCGGCCGGTCGGGGCGCGACAGCAGGTCCATGGCGTGCTCGTATCCGGCGTCGACGTAGAAGTTGCCGTACCTGACGAGGCCGGGGTCGACGGTGAGCCCGGCCTCGTCGTGGGCGACCCGGAACCCGGCGACCCGTGCCCTGCTGCACATCACGTCCTTCGGACCCGAGATGACCGCGACGCGGCGGTGGCCCAGCTCCAGGAGATGGCGGGTGGCGAGCAGGCCGCCGTCCCAGTTGTTCGAGCCGACCACGGGCACGGACTCGGCGATCTCGCCGTCGGTGTCGACGACGACGAACGGAACCTGCGCCCGCCGCAGCTTCTGCTGCTGCGACTGCGACGGGCTGGACATGACGAACAGCACGCCGAGGGGCCGGTGGTCGAGCACGCCGTCCAGCCACTCCTCCGGTGGCCGATGTGCTCCCTTCAGCTGGGACAGGACGACCTCGATCCGCGCGGCGGAGGCGACGGTGTCGACCCCTCGGATGATCTCCATCGACCACATGGAGTTCAACTCGTGGAAGACGAGGTCGATCTGCCCCTTGAGCGGCCTGCGGCGGAGGCGGCGGCGGTAATGGTGGCGGGCGAGGCCGGCCTCGACGCGTTCGCGCGTCTCGGGCGACACGTCGGGGCGGCCGTTGAGGACCTTGGAGACCGTGGTCACCGAGACGCCGAGCTCCGCGGCGATGGACGCGATCGTCGTGGGGCGAGGGCCGCGGGCTGGAGAAGGGCTGGTCATCGCTCCACTCACTGTTTCCGAAATTTTCGCGAAACTCTAACACCGAACGGCGTCCAATATAAGCCGAGACCAGGCGAGAAGTAACGCGTCGAATGCGGCGTGACGACGGCTGACTCCCCTCTTGACGAGGGTCTGGCCTCAGCCTATATTTCCGCAATATTACTGAGGATCACCGAAAATTTCTGTCGCGTCGCCTGCGCGTACCGCGTCGTCCGGCGTGGGTGACGGCGTGGGTGACACGGCGGTGCCGCAGCCCTCGCGGCCCCGGGCGCGGGGCCGGCCACGAGTGGTGGCCGCGGCCGTCGGCGTGATCTGTCGGCGTGATTCGTCGGAGGGCACCGGAGGCACAGGAATGAGCACCACCAGAACGATCGACGTGTCACCGGGCGCCGGGGATCCCGGCCGCGCGAGACCCGGTCCCGCCCGTGCGCCGCGGCCGCCGAAACGGACCTGGCGTCAGGCGCTGCGCCGCGACTGGCAGCTGTACTCGCTCGCGATCCTTCCGCTGCTGTTCTTCCTGGTCTTCCGGTACCTGCCGATGATCGGCAACGTCATCGCCTTCCGTAAGTTCCAGCCGGGCGGCAGCGTGCTGGGCGAGGAATGGGTCGGCCTGCGGTACGTGAAGATGTTCCTGAACGACCCGTCGTTCTGGCAGGTGTTCACCAACA from Microbispora sp. ZYX-F-249 includes the following:
- a CDS encoding LacI family DNA-binding transcriptional regulator codes for the protein MTSPSPARGPRPTTIASIAAELGVSVTTVSKVLNGRPDVSPETRERVEAGLARHHYRRRLRRRPLKGQIDLVFHELNSMWSMEIIRGVDTVASAARIEVVLSQLKGAHRPPEEWLDGVLDHRPLGVLFVMSSPSQSQQQKLRRAQVPFVVVDTDGEIAESVPVVGSNNWDGGLLATRHLLELGHRRVAVISGPKDVMCSRARVAGFRVAHDEAGLTVDPGLVRYGNFYVDAGYEHAMDLLSRPDRPTAIFAGSDLQALGVLRAAHRLGLDIPGELSVVGYDNVPVAGWVEPALTTVGQPLCDMATVAAQMLLDLARGVEPATSRIDLANELVVRESTAPPGAGPRSRLPRPPHDRRPEGRDGDLP
- a CDS encoding tetratricopeptide repeat protein — encoded protein: MARPPGDRGDGVQVFLGYLTQARSAAWNPSVQWLSRHSGIPRTTVESLVDGTRKRLPNWTAQVERLLEAYREKVTEDERGDPDAVLGDMAAWRQAYDEAQNGRRPACPLPMAAAPVPPPATAGPGRPIGWFRPLDLEVHPAIRVDAAGRELEELPAYIPRSHDETLAQLVSEARAGESRLVVLVGDSSTGKTRALWEAVRTLPESWRLWHPIEPSRPAAVLTELRSIGPYTVVWLNESQHYLLTADPAVGERIAGGLRELLRARERGPVLVLGTLWPAYWKALTAVPPTGRPDPYAQARELIKNASIRLPESFTGTDLDTASRQAGNTGDPRLAEALRRAPEGRLTQYLAGGPALLELYDNAEPAARAVLDAAIDARRLGHGPALPHLLLAEAAPGYLGDEQWHLLGDDWLERALAYLTDHRSCRGARPPLTRLRPRPGAGHAPAARSGGEPAYRLADYLEQHGARTRRFLCPPATFWNAATRHAASVSDHRALAKAARDRGRNRHAFALHQAVADAGDTSVLRDLARMREQTGEHESAERLARAAADAGHFLALWDLARAREQTGDQESADRLARAALDARRIAALLPEMAREREQAGDHEGAEHLARAAADAGHTYALFDLAATWIQAGDHEGARRLYQAVEDAEFATDPLAEMIRKRQQAGDHESAERLARAAADTGHTTALRNLAQERHLAGDYESAERMYQAIADAGDTSALDDQARAREQAGDHEGAERLYRAAADAGHTYALRKRAREREEAGDHEGAERLYQTITDAGHTSALGDLARIREQAGDHKGAERLTRAAADAGDTYALRDLARMREQAGDHEGAERLYRTITDSGSTSALRDLARIREQAGDHEGAERLARAAADTGHALGLRELGWKRKQAGDYEGAERFAQAAVDTGDTSALWDLAEVREQIGDQEGAERFARAAADIGNIGVLDDLSWKREKAGDYEGAERLYQAIADTGHTTALRDLARVRERAGDQEGAERFARAAADAGRPYVLYELTQMREQAGDHEGAERLARIAADAGDATALYDLAKRRVQKGQGGRWADLLRFGLEADGSAARPW
- a CDS encoding beta-galactosidase; the encoded protein is MTDARMRSLRDRLGGLAYGGDYNPEQWDPAVWREDVRLMREAGVNLVSLGVFAWASLEPEPGKYEFGWLDEVMDLLCENGIAVNLATPTAAPPAWLSQRHPEVLPVMADGERFGFGNRLHYDPSSPVYREHAAAITTRLAERYSFHPALAMWHISNEYGPTAYNEAASAGFRRWLERRYGDLATLNDAWTTRFWGQVYTDWDQVEAPGVPRTWMNPSRILDFKRFTSDALLECFVAERDIVRSFRDDIPVVTNFMRFYRNADYWRWAPEEDAAALDIYPDPADPDAHVSAAFQFDLFRSLKGGRPWLLMEQAASAVSQWRLNVVKEPGRMRLGSLQAVSRGADSVMFFQWRAGRGGHERFHSAMLPHSGPDSRTFREVAELGREVGRLSPVAGTTTRAEVAVLFDWDGWWGLEELWGLPRNDFSYVDTVMRHYRPLWEHHYAVDVVSPHTDLSPYKVLVVPNAYLMDDEGVGAVTEFARRGGSVVMSFFSGVVDACNRVRPDGYPGAFRRLIGAKIDEYWPARPGERFAVEFSDGSTATADWWREDIHLETGTALATYADGLLRGRAAVVANVYGAGRVVYVATLLERGAFERVLLGELRAAGVAGRFHGLPAHLECTVREDERNEYLFLLNHDPGTPVTVPLDSGGTDLLTGRPASGKITIAPLGAAVVRRARQA